The region ATCTCTTTGATTTATCGTCTTTTTTCGGAGGTGGTTTTGTCGGTGCAGGTGTAATCACCGGCGGTGCTTGCTTGGGCGGTGGTTTCTTCTGCTCATCCTTCTGTGCGTAAACAGCTATGGACAGGCCAAGGACCATCACAAAGCTAAATAATATTTTTTGTAAAACTCTCATTTTTTTTCGCCTCTTTCGTGTTTCTAACGTTCGGAAGAGAGGGAAAGTCGGAACCACTTTCATTCAAAGCAATCCCAATGCCACAACCTAGTATTTGACGTATTTGCCCATATTTTGGTTGGAAAACAATTTCTTTAGTCTAAAACCTATCTTAAAAAATTACGTTTTCCGTTATTTTCATACGAAAACGTGAATTCGGCAATATCCGCATGCAATGATTTTTCGGTTAAATGCGATAATTGAAGCATGACAGCAGCAGCAAATTCCCGTGATCGGATGCGGGCAGTACTCGTAATAGTTGCCACGATCGGTACCATTTGGTTCAACTTCCTAGCCGCGACCGGCAGCGTCAACGGGGTTACGCCCGACGTTATTTCGGACAAATATCCCAATATTTTAACGCCTGCCGGCTACGCATTTTCGATCTGGAGCCTGATCTACCTCGGAATTGTTGCTTTTAGCATCTATCAATTTTTGGGTGCGAATCTGGTGCGTTTCCGAGCCATCAGGTCGCTGTATATTTTCAGCTGCCTGCTGAATTGCGGCTGGATCTATTTTTGGCATCGCGATCAGATCGCCATCTGCTTAGTTTTTATCTTTGCTCTGCTCGCCACACTTTTCCTGATGCTTATTTTATTTCGACGGTCTGAGGCGTCTGGCGGGACGTTATTTACAAAAGTTCCATTTGGCATTTATGCAGGCTGGGTGACGGCGGCATCGCTGGTGAATTTTGTGATCTTCCTGAAATATGAAGGTGTGGAATTATCAAATTTTGCGTGGAATCTTCTTGGCGCGGTATTGATAATTTTCGCTGCCCTGATCGCGATCCTTGTAAGAGCGAAGCTGAAAAATTATGTTTACCCGATAGCCGTCGCCTGGGCGTTGACAGCGATCGCAGTTAAACAAGGTGGCAACACGTCGATACTCGTCGCTGCCGCGATCGGTGTCGTTTCGTGCCTCGTTACCGCGGGCAGCGTCGTTGTCGATCTAAAGGATTCCAGCAGTGAATAACGGAAAGGTCTGCATTTCAATCTGCGCCGAAACACCCGACGAAATGATCACGAAGATCAAGCGAGCGGAAGAACTCGCTGACTTGATAGAGATTCGTTTTGATTGTGTATCCGCGGATCAGCTCGAACTGACATTCGAGCTGATGGAGAGTTATCAGGTCTCAAAGCCATTGATTGCGACATTTCGCTCGGCGGAACAAGGTGCGAAAACTTCTGCAACATTCGATCAGCGTAAAGAGTTTTGGCAAAAAACGCATACACGATTTTATGCGGCCGATGTTGAGGAAGATGTTTTTCAGTTTGCTGGACACTGGAACAAGCGGATAGCTTCCTTTCACGATTTTGATGGCGTTACTGCAAAACTCGAAGCCGTTTTTGAAAATTTATGTTCCACCGATGCCGATGTGATAAAGATCGCCGTTCAATCTAACGATATATCAGATGCGATCCCGGTCTGGAAACTGTTCAAACAGACGAACGTCGACGGTAGAAACGTCATCCCTATCGCGATGGGCGAAGTCGGAAAATGGACGCGGATCTTGGGTCTGGCTCACGGTACATTCTTGACGTATGCGTCTATTGGCGAAGGCGATGAAACCGCGTCCGGTCAGATAACTGCGAAAGATCTAATAGAAACATATCGCGTTAAAGAACTCGATCTCGAAACAAAAGTTTACGGTGTGATCGGCGATCCCGTTTCGGAATCTCTTTCGCCATATATGCACAATGCGGCATTTGCCGACCAGAATATTAATGCCGTTTTTATTCCTTTACAGGTAAAAGATCTTGACGAATTTATCCTTCGAATGGTGAGACCGAAAACCCGTGAAGTTGAACTTAATTTCGCTGGATTCGCCGTCACGATGCCGCATAAGCAGGCGATCATCAAACACCTCGACGCCATAGATCCAACTGCTGAAAAGATCGGAGCCGTCAACACAGTAAAGATCGACGACGGCAAATTGATTGGCTACAACACTGATGCTTACGGTTTTATCACGCCGCTAAAAGAGAGATTTGGTGATGTTAGTAGGGCAAGAGTTGCAGTTTTCGGTGCAGGCGGCGCTGCCCGAGCTTGTGTTTATGCTCTAAAGCAAGAAGGTGCTAACGTTAACCTTCTCGCCAGAGACAAAGAAAAAACGCAAGTGTTCGCCGATGAATTTGATCTGGTGACATCTCAAATTTCTAATCTCAAATCTCAAATCCCCAAAATCCTGTTCGATAATTTTGACATCATCGTCAATGCAACTCCTGTAGGAATGAAAGGCCCACTCGAAAACGAATCGTTGTTTTCTGCCGAACAGCTTGAAGGTGTAAAATTTGTGTATGACCTTGTGACAAGTGCGGTAAAGACACCGATAATTCACGAGGCAAAAAAAGCGAATATTCCTTACCTTGACGGGTTTGATATGTTGATTCATCAGGGTGCAAAGCAGTTTGAGATATGGACCGGACAGTCGGCTCCGATTGTAAAGATGAAAGAGGCAATTCAGAAGAAGATAGATTGACACAACAATGACAGTTGAAGCATTAAATTGTCCCAACTGCGGTGCCGGTGTTGCAAGCGACAGCACGCAGTGTGAATTTTGCAAATCGCGATTAAAGACGATGGCGTGTCCGTCGTGTTTTGGGCTGATGTTTGTCGGCAGCAAATTTTGCGGACACTGCGGAGCAAAAGCGGTGCAGGCAGAGGCTGCTGATGGCGATAATCTTGGCGAATGTCCGCGTTGCCGACGAAGACTCGATTCTTTGCAGATCGGCGACGTGACGCTCAGCGAATGTAAAAAGTGCAGCGGAATGTGGGCAGATGTGGAGACTTTTCAGAATATTTGTGTCGATCGAGAAAAGCAATCGTCTGTTTTAGGATTTATCGGTGATCGTGAATTAAATGCTGAGCCGCTTTCAAAGATCAGCTACGTTCCTTGTCCCAAATGCAAACAACTGATGAACCGCAGCAACTTTGCAAAAGCTTCCGGCGTGATCATCGATACTTGTAAGCAGCATGGCGTATGGTTTGATGCCGAAGAATTGCCGAAGGTGATCGAGTTTATCCAAAAAGGGGGAATGGACATCGCTCGTCAACGAGAACGAATGGAGATAGAAAACGAACGCGGGCGTTTGCGTGAAGATCTGCGTAGACAGGCAAAATTCGACGCGAAATTTGGCACTGCAAATATTTCTGACAGAGACGACGATCGCGGGGTGCAAGGTTTTTTGAGTAAACTTTTTGATATATGAACGACCGTTACAGTCGCCAAATATTATTTCGCGAGATCGGCAAGAGCGGTCAGGAAAAACTGCTGAATTCGCGTGTTTTGCTTGTCGGCTGTGGAGCGTTAGGAGCGTCGCACGCAGAAATGCTTGCACGAGCAGGCATTGGAAGATTACGAATTGTTGACCGCGATTTTGTCGAGTTCACTAATCTTCAACGGCAGACATTATTCAAGGAAAGTGACGCCGCTGAGCGTCTGCCGAAAGCCATCGCCGCAAAGTCACGCATCACCGAGATCAATTCCGAGATCGATGTGGAAGCGATCGTCGCCGATGTAAATCTCTCGAATATAGAATCGCTCATTGACGGCTGCGATCTAATCCTCGACGGCAGTGATAATTTTCAAGTTCGCTATCTTGTAAACGACGTCTGCGTACGGCACAGCAAGACGTGGATCTATGGTGCTGCAGTTTCGAGCTACGGGACGACAATGACGATCATTCCGGGCCAGACACCTTGTCTGCGTTGCATCTTTGACGAAATGCCCGACGCTGGCTCGGCTCCAACATGTGACACGGCAGGCGTGATAATGCCGATAATCGCGACGGTTTCAGCGACGCAAGTAGCTGAAGCTTTGAAGATACTTGTTGGTGACACTGATTCTCTGCATCGTTCGTTAATGCAATTCGACATATGGGCCAACGACCGTCAACGCATCAAACTCAGCGATCCGAATCCGGACTGTAAATGTTGCGGGCAAAAAATATTTGAATTTCTTGATGCTGAATCGCAGGAATTTTCTGCTGTCCTTTGCGGGCGAAATGCTGTTCAGATAGCACCGCCTTCGCAAACAAAGATCGATCTTGTGTCGCTCGCAGAACGTATTAATAGTGTGACTGAAGTAAAACAGAATGAATATTTGTTACGGTTCACCTCCGGTGAAAATGAAATTACCGTATTTCGTGATGGCAGAGCCATTGTAAAAGGAACAAACGACGTTTCAGCTGCACGTTCTCTTTACGCAAAATATATCGGGAATTGATCATATGAAGGACCGGCCAAACATTGTGATCATCGGCGGCGGATTTGGCGGCTTGTGGGCTGCCAAGGCGCTTGCTGATAAGCCTGTCGATGTCACGCTGATCGACCGCAAGAATCATCACGTCTTTCAGCCGCTGCTTTATCAGGTCGCGACAGCGGTGCTTAGTCCTGGCGAGATCGCACAGCCGATACGACGCATTCTTCACAAGGCTGATAATATCGAGGTCCTTCTTAGCGAGGTTGTCGGTTTTGATAAGGAGAATGGGTGCGTTACGCTGTCGGACGGCTCGCAGATTTCTTACGACTATTTGATCGTCGCCGGCGGAGCTCGGCATTCATATTTTGGACATGACGAATGGGAACGCGACGCGCCGGGATTGAAGACGATCGAGGACGCCGTTGAGATGCGTCGCCGTATCCTCGTTGCATTCGAGACCGCCGAACGCGATGCGTATCTCACCGGCAACCAAAAACAGTTGAATTTTGTCGTAGTAGGCGGCGGCCCGACGGGCGTTGAACTTGCCGGAGCGATCGCCGACATTGCGCGAAAGGCGCTTGCGAAAGATTTCAAGGCCATTGACACGCGAAATGCTTCAGTGATGCTCTTCGAAGGTTCAGACAAAATTCTCGGCACCTTTGGCAAGGACCTTTCCGAAAGTGCCAAGCAACAGCTCGAATCGCTCGGAGTAGAAGTGCATCTCAACAGTTTCGTTACCGACATCGAGCCTGGCCGCGTGAAGGTAGGCGACGATTGGATCGACTGTGATGTAGTTCTGTGGGCAACTGGAGTTGCCGCTTCGCCGCTGAGCAAAGCACTCGGCGTCGAGATCGATAAGGCTGGACGCGTTCTTGTCGAAAACGATCTTTCGCTAAAAGGCTTCCAGAATATTTTCGTCATCGGAGACATGGCATTTTTGCTGCAGAAAGGCGGCGAGCCTGTTCCCGGCGTCAGTCCCGCCGCGATGCAGATGGGAACCGCGACCGCGAATAACATTCTCGCCGAGTTAAAAGGGACGCCGCGCGAGGATTTTGTTTACCATGACAAAGGCACAATGGCGACGATCGGCCGAAAAAAAGCGATTGCCCAGCTCGCGGGCCTGAAGTTCACAGGTTTTATCGCATGGATGATGTGGCTGTTCCTTCATGTCTTTTTCCTCATCGGTTTTCGAAACCGGCTGGCCGTGCTTTTCGAATGGTTTTGGGCCTATCTCACGCGTGAACGCAGCGCACGGCTCATAACCGGCGACGCCTGCGAAATGAACACGCCTAAAGGTTCGCAAGTAAGTTGATCTAAATAACATCATTAAAATGAAAAAATTTCTTCTGATCTTTGTCTCAATTTTTATCTTTACCACGTTCGCATTTGGCAGCGGGCCTTCAATTTGGTCGGTCAATTCGCGAGCCGACATTTTGAAGGGTGACGCTCGCGGCGTCTCCATCGCTTCGGACGGAACGATTACGCTTGCTCCAAAATTGACTGAAATTTTTAAGACCGAACAGTCTTACATCTGGTCGAGTACGGTTGATACAAAAAGCGACATCTATCTTGGCACGGGCGGCGACGGAAAGATCTTTAAGGTCGATGCCAACGGAAAAGGTGCGTTACTCACCGATCTCGCAGAAATGAATGTCACTTCGCTTGCGATAGGCAATGGCGGAGAATTATTTGCTGGAACTTCGCCTGACGGTAAAGTTTACAAGATCGATTCCAGCGGCAAAGCTGAGGTCTATTTTGCTCCAAAGGAAAAATATATTTGGTCGCTCGCCGTTTTGGCTGACGGCAGTCTTGCGGTGGCAACCGGCGATGGCGGCAGGCTATATAAGGTAAAGTCGGCGAATGCAACGCCGGAATCTTCATTAATGTTCGACACGAGCGAGACTCATATTATTACGCTTGCGACTGACAAACAAGGAAATTTATACGCCGGAACGGATTCGAATGGACTGGTAATGCGGTTTGG is a window of Chloracidobacterium sp. DNA encoding:
- a CDS encoding tryptophan-rich sensory protein — its product is MTAAANSRDRMRAVLVIVATIGTIWFNFLAATGSVNGVTPDVISDKYPNILTPAGYAFSIWSLIYLGIVAFSIYQFLGANLVRFRAIRSLYIFSCLLNCGWIYFWHRDQIAICLVFIFALLATLFLMLILFRRSEASGGTLFTKVPFGIYAGWVTAASLVNFVIFLKYEGVELSNFAWNLLGAVLIIFAALIAILVRAKLKNYVYPIAVAWALTAIAVKQGGNTSILVAAAIGVVSCLVTAGSVVVDLKDSSSE
- the aroE gene encoding shikimate dehydrogenase — protein: MNNGKVCISICAETPDEMITKIKRAEELADLIEIRFDCVSADQLELTFELMESYQVSKPLIATFRSAEQGAKTSATFDQRKEFWQKTHTRFYAADVEEDVFQFAGHWNKRIASFHDFDGVTAKLEAVFENLCSTDADVIKIAVQSNDISDAIPVWKLFKQTNVDGRNVIPIAMGEVGKWTRILGLAHGTFLTYASIGEGDETASGQITAKDLIETYRVKELDLETKVYGVIGDPVSESLSPYMHNAAFADQNINAVFIPLQVKDLDEFILRMVRPKTREVELNFAGFAVTMPHKQAIIKHLDAIDPTAEKIGAVNTVKIDDGKLIGYNTDAYGFITPLKERFGDVSRARVAVFGAGGAARACVYALKQEGANVNLLARDKEKTQVFADEFDLVTSQISNLKSQIPKILFDNFDIIVNATPVGMKGPLENESLFSAEQLEGVKFVYDLVTSAVKTPIIHEAKKANIPYLDGFDMLIHQGAKQFEIWTGQSAPIVKMKEAIQKKID
- a CDS encoding zf-TFIIB domain-containing protein, which encodes MTVEALNCPNCGAGVASDSTQCEFCKSRLKTMACPSCFGLMFVGSKFCGHCGAKAVQAEAADGDNLGECPRCRRRLDSLQIGDVTLSECKKCSGMWADVETFQNICVDREKQSSVLGFIGDRELNAEPLSKISYVPCPKCKQLMNRSNFAKASGVIIDTCKQHGVWFDAEELPKVIEFIQKGGMDIARQRERMEIENERGRLREDLRRQAKFDAKFGTANISDRDDDRGVQGFLSKLFDI
- a CDS encoding ThiF family adenylyltransferase, coding for MNDRYSRQILFREIGKSGQEKLLNSRVLLVGCGALGASHAEMLARAGIGRLRIVDRDFVEFTNLQRQTLFKESDAAERLPKAIAAKSRITEINSEIDVEAIVADVNLSNIESLIDGCDLILDGSDNFQVRYLVNDVCVRHSKTWIYGAAVSSYGTTMTIIPGQTPCLRCIFDEMPDAGSAPTCDTAGVIMPIIATVSATQVAEALKILVGDTDSLHRSLMQFDIWANDRQRIKLSDPNPDCKCCGQKIFEFLDAESQEFSAVLCGRNAVQIAPPSQTKIDLVSLAERINSVTEVKQNEYLLRFTSGENEITVFRDGRAIVKGTNDVSAARSLYAKYIGN
- a CDS encoding NAD(P)/FAD-dependent oxidoreductase, with protein sequence MKDRPNIVIIGGGFGGLWAAKALADKPVDVTLIDRKNHHVFQPLLYQVATAVLSPGEIAQPIRRILHKADNIEVLLSEVVGFDKENGCVTLSDGSQISYDYLIVAGGARHSYFGHDEWERDAPGLKTIEDAVEMRRRILVAFETAERDAYLTGNQKQLNFVVVGGGPTGVELAGAIADIARKALAKDFKAIDTRNASVMLFEGSDKILGTFGKDLSESAKQQLESLGVEVHLNSFVTDIEPGRVKVGDDWIDCDVVLWATGVAASPLSKALGVEIDKAGRVLVENDLSLKGFQNIFVIGDMAFLLQKGGEPVPGVSPAAMQMGTATANNILAELKGTPREDFVYHDKGTMATIGRKKAIAQLAGLKFTGFIAWMMWLFLHVFFLIGFRNRLAVLFEWFWAYLTRERSARLITGDACEMNTPKGSQVS